CTAGGCGTCCCGGGGCCCGGGCAGACAGTTTCCTGATCGGTCGTCGTCCGCTCTCGGAACCAGGTCCACGATGACGAACGATGCCGCGCGAAACAATCCGGCATGCCGGGTGATCTTCGTTGCGGCGCATTCCCGCGAGCGGGACCGGCCGCGACCCGGCGTCGGAAAACTACCCAAATCTCGTGAGCCGACCGAGGTCGGCAAAGGCAGTGCTCGTGGCGACCACCCCTTTGTCGGTTGGGGACGGGATTGCTTCAGAGACCTGAGATATGTCGTCGCCCTCCTTACCAACTCGGTGTCCGGAGCCGGATCGTGTGCCCGCCCTCGCCCTGCGGCGGAAGGACGGCGACTCGGCGCCTCTTGCCCGATCGTCATGCTCTCGGTCATCACGAGCGAGCTTTCTGGTTAAAGACTAGATCCGTCACAACCAAATATCTAGTCCCGACACAACAGATTTTTTAGTCCAACGATCAATAGTTTGGAAACCGGACCGTCAGGCGTCGGTCAGCGCGGCAACCACGGACGCGCGGGCCGCACGGCGCGCCGGGAGCACGGCTGCCACCAGCGCGGCGCCGGACGCGACCGCGGCGAAGAGCGCGAGCCGGCCGACCGGCAGCACGGGCAGCCCGGTGCCGTACACGCTGATCAGGCCGAGGGACGCGGCCCACCCGGTGGCAGCGCCGAAGAGCACCCCGGCGAGCGCGCCGACCAGCGCCATCAGCGCCGCCTCACTCAGCAGCGTGGCGCGCAGCTGCCGGCGGGTCAGGCCGAGCGCGCGCAGCGTCGCGGATTCGCGGGTGCGCTCGAAGACGGAGAGCGACAGCGTGTTGCTGATCCCGAAGAGCGCGATCAGTACGGACATGCCGAGCAGCGCGGCGAAGATGGCCAGCAGCTCGTCCAGCGAGGCGGTCAGCGACTCGGCCGCGTCCGCCGCGCTCTCCACCTGCACCAGCGGGTATCCGGCCAGCGCGGCGTCGACGACCCGGCGGGCGTCCGCGACCGGCGTGCCGTCGGCCACGTCGATCAGCACGCGATTCGCGGCCCCGGCACCGTACGCCGCGGTGAACCCGTCCCAGGAGAGCATCACGGACGCGTCCAGCGGCGCGTCGTCGTACAGCGCGATGATCCTGACCTGCCCCGCGCGCGGCAGCGTGAGCCGATCGCCCAGCCCGGCGCCGAGCGTGGCCGCGTAGTCCCGTTGCACCGCGGCCGTCCCGGTGCCGAGCGCGCCGAGATCGCCCTCCTTGACCTCGGGCCGGACCGCGCCCGAGGTCGCCCACACCGCGGCGTCGCCGTAGAACCTCGGATCGGTCTCCCGCGAGGCCAGGCGCGCCGGTGCGACCGTCGCCAGCTCCGGGCGGGCGGCGAGCGCGTCGATCGCCGCCTGCGGCACGCCGTCGGCCGCGGTGACCGGCCCGTCCGCGTTCACCCGCTTCGGCGCCAGCACGAAATCGACCGGGAAGTTCTCGGTCAGCTCCCTCCCGGCCTGGTCGCGCGCGGTGGCCAGGAGCACGCTGAACAGCGACATCAGCGTCACGCCGATCATCAGCGCGCTGGTGGTGGCCGCGACACGGCGCGGGTTCCGGTACGCGTTCAGCGTCGCCAGCCGCACCGGCACCCCGAATACCCGGGCCGGCAGCGCGCCGACCGCCCGGATCAGCCGGCCGATCACCAGCGGCGCGCCGGTGACCAAGCCGAGGAACACCAGCATCGCGCCGCCGAGCACCAGCGGCAGCCCGGCGAAGTCCAGCCCCAGACCACCCAGCGCGATCAGCAGGCCGAGCCCGGTCAGCACCGCGAAGACCACCGTCCGGGACCGTCGCCCGGTCTCCCGGTGCTCGATCGTGCCCGCGTCGCGCAGCGCGGTCAGCGGCGGCACCCGGCTCGCCGCGACCGCCGGCGCCAGCGCGCCGAGCAGCGTCAGCGCGGTGCCGAAGCCGACCGCGACCAGCACGGTCGGCCAGCGCAGCACCAGCGCGTGGTCCGGGATCGAGGTGGCCACCAGCTCGCGGGACAGCAGCAGGCCCTGGCCGACCACGAGACTGGCCAGCACGCCGCCGAGCGAGGCGAGCACGCCGAGCACGGACGCCTCGATCAGCACCGAGCCGAGCACCTGACCGCGGGACGCGCCCACGCAGCGCAGCAGTGCCAGCTCTCGGCCGCGCTGCGCCGCGAGCATGGCGAACGTGTTGTAGATGACGAAGCCGGAGACGGTCAGCGCGACCAGGCCGAAGCCGATCAGCACGGACAGGAACCCGTCCACGTACTTGCCGGCCTCGACGGCCAGTTCCTCGGCCAGTTCGTCGCCGGTCATCGTCCAGCCGCCGGGGGCCGCGGCCTGGACGCGCGAGCGCAGTTCCGCCTGGCTCACGCCGGGCGCCGCCGTGGCCACGATCTGCGTGTAGCGGTCCGTGTTCGTGATCCGGCGCAGGTCGGCATCGGTGAGCGCGCCGACGGACGAGCCGCCGAAGAGCTTGTTGACGCCCAGGTCGAGCACGCCCACCAGGGTGAACTCGACCGGCGCGCCGTCGCGGCCGACCAGCCGCACGGTGCCGCCGAGCGTGAAGCCCTGTTGCTGCACGGTCTGCTGCTCGACCGCGATCTCGCCGGCCCGCTCCGGCACCCGGCCGGCCGCCACGTCGAAGCGCGACAGGCCGGCGGACGTGGGCACGGAGATCCCGTAGCCGACGTGCCCGCTGGTGATCAGGAGCTTGCCGTCCGCGCCCAGCATGCCCATGTTCGCGATCACCCGGCCGTCCGCGTCGGCCACGCCGTCGACCGCGCGCACCCGGTCGAGCGCGCCGCGGTCGAGCAGGCTCCAGCCGGACTGGACCACCACGTCCACGTTCCGGGACGACTTCGCGAGGTCGTCATAGAACGCGGCGCGCGCGGTGTCGCCGTAGACCAGCGAGCCGGCGAGGAAGCTCACACCGACCACGATCGCGGCCGCGGTCATCAGCAGCCGGACGTAGTGCGCCCGCAGGCCGGCCAGCGCGACCCGGAGCAGCGGTTGATCAACTATGCGCACGGCGCCCAGTGTGTCTTCTCAACGTTGAACCGCCAAATGGCCGAACATCTGCGGGAACCACCCGGGAGCGGCATGATTCGGTACGGATCAGAGACGTCCATGGATGGAGTTGATCATGCAACGCCGTACCGTTCTCGCACTCGCCGCCGCCGTCCCCGCGGCCGCGCTCGTCGCGCCCGGCACCGCCCTGGCCGGCGGACAGCGCTCGGTCACCACGATCGACCTGCCGGCCGGCTGGCAGCCCGAGGGCATCGCGATCGGCGACCGCCCGATCGCCTACTTCGGCTCCCGGGTCGACGGGTCGCTCTACCGCGCCAGCCTGCGCACCGGCGCGGGTGAGGTCTTCAGCCAGGGGCCCGGCACGCCGTCGCTCGGCCTGAAGATCGACGACCGCGATCGGCTCTTCGTCTCCGGCGGCACCGGCGGCGACGCGCGCGTGGTCGATGCCCGGTCCGGCCGGGTGCTGCGGTCCTACCGCCTGGCCACCGGCACCGCGTTCGTCAACGACGTGGTGCTGACCGGCGACGGCGCGTGGTTCACCGACTCGTACAACCCGGTGCTGTACCGGCTCACGTTCGGCCGGCACGGCAGCCTGCCGGCGGCCGCCACCTCACTGCCGCTGACCGGCATCCCGTTCACGCCCGGCGGCGTCAACGCCAACGGCATCACACTCACGCCGGACCGCCGCGCGCTGCTCGTGGTGCACTCCCCCACCGGCGTGCTCTACCGGGTGAACACCCGGACCGGCGCCGCGGTCCCGGTCGACCTGGGCGGCGAGACGCTGGTCAACGGCGACGGACTGCTGCTGGAGGGGCGCACGCTCTACGCGGTGCAGAACCGCCTCAACCAGGTCGCGGTGGTCCGGCTCGCCCGCGACGGCGCCACCGGGCGGGTGGTCACCCGGGTCACGGACCCGAGCTTCGACGTGCCGGCCACGGTCGCCTCGTACGGCGACCGGCTGTGGTTCCCGAACGCCCGCTTCACCACACCGCCGACGCCGGAGACCACCTACACCGCGGTCTCGATCCGGAAGCCGTAGTCGCTCGCCCCGATGGTGACCGAGGTGGCCGCCCCGTCCGTCCGGCGACGAGGCGGCCGCCCCACCACCGGCCGGATCGGCTGCCGGTACCGATTCCCAGTCCCATGTTTGCATACATAGCAATACGAACATATATTGCGTACGTGAGCGCGGGACGACGGAAGGTGTAGCTCGTGGGAGCAGGACACGACCACGGACACTCGCTGGCCGAGGCCGGGCAGCGGCATCGCGGCAGGCTCTGGGCCGCCGTCGCGCTGCTCGCCGGGTTCCTCCTGGTCGAGGCGGTCGCGGCGATCCTCAGCGGCTCGCTCGCGCTGCTGTCCGACGCCGGGCACATGTTCACCGACGTGCTCGGGATCGGCATGGCGCTGGCCGCGATGACCGCGGCGGCCAAGGCAGGCGGCGGCGACCGGCACACGTTCGGGCTGTACCGGCTGGAGGTGCTGGCCGCGCTCGCGAACGCGCTGCTGCTCACCGGCGTGGCGGTCTACGTGCTGATCGAGGCCGCGCGCCGGCTCGGCGAGCCGCACGAGGTGGCCACCGGGCCGATGCTGATCGTGGCGATCGGCGGCCTGCTGGTCAACCTGGCCGCGTTCGCGCTGCTGCGGTCCGGCGCGAAGGAGAGCATCAACGTGCGCGGCGCCTACCTCGAGGTGCTCGGCGACCTGTTCTCCTCGGTCGGCGTGATCGTGG
This genomic window from Catenuloplanes niger contains:
- a CDS encoding cation diffusion facilitator family transporter, translating into MGAGHDHGHSLAEAGQRHRGRLWAAVALLAGFLLVEAVAAILSGSLALLSDAGHMFTDVLGIGMALAAMTAAAKAGGGDRHTFGLYRLEVLAALANALLLTGVAVYVLIEAARRLGEPHEVATGPMLIVAIGGLLVNLAAFALLRSGAKESINVRGAYLEVLGDLFSSVGVIVAALIISATGWWYADPLVAVVVAVLIVPRTWKLGMAALRILVQAAPAHLDVTAVRTRLAEVPGVCDVHDLHVWTLTSGMDVASAHLRLEPAAEATVVLTRAREALHHDFHIDHATLQLEPQTPTPCGPSSW
- a CDS encoding ABC transporter permease, with product MRIVDQPLLRVALAGLRAHYVRLLMTAAAIVVGVSFLAGSLVYGDTARAAFYDDLAKSSRNVDVVVQSGWSLLDRGALDRVRAVDGVADADGRVIANMGMLGADGKLLITSGHVGYGISVPTSAGLSRFDVAAGRVPERAGEIAVEQQTVQQQGFTLGGTVRLVGRDGAPVEFTLVGVLDLGVNKLFGGSSVGALTDADLRRITNTDRYTQIVATAAPGVSQAELRSRVQAAAPGGWTMTGDELAEELAVEAGKYVDGFLSVLIGFGLVALTVSGFVIYNTFAMLAAQRGRELALLRCVGASRGQVLGSVLIEASVLGVLASLGGVLASLVVGQGLLLSRELVATSIPDHALVLRWPTVLVAVGFGTALTLLGALAPAVAASRVPPLTALRDAGTIEHRETGRRSRTVVFAVLTGLGLLIALGGLGLDFAGLPLVLGGAMLVFLGLVTGAPLVIGRLIRAVGALPARVFGVPVRLATLNAYRNPRRVAATTSALMIGVTLMSLFSVLLATARDQAGRELTENFPVDFVLAPKRVNADGPVTAADGVPQAAIDALAARPELATVAPARLASRETDPRFYGDAAVWATSGAVRPEVKEGDLGALGTGTAAVQRDYAATLGAGLGDRLTLPRAGQVRIIALYDDAPLDASVMLSWDGFTAAYGAGAANRVLIDVADGTPVADARRVVDAALAGYPLVQVESAADAAESLTASLDELLAIFAALLGMSVLIALFGISNTLSLSVFERTRESATLRALGLTRRQLRATLLSEAALMALVGALAGVLFGAATGWAASLGLISVYGTGLPVLPVGRLALFAAVASGAALVAAVLPARRAARASVVAALTDA
- a CDS encoding SMP-30/gluconolactonase/LRE family protein — translated: MQRRTVLALAAAVPAAALVAPGTALAGGQRSVTTIDLPAGWQPEGIAIGDRPIAYFGSRVDGSLYRASLRTGAGEVFSQGPGTPSLGLKIDDRDRLFVSGGTGGDARVVDARSGRVLRSYRLATGTAFVNDVVLTGDGAWFTDSYNPVLYRLTFGRHGSLPAAATSLPLTGIPFTPGGVNANGITLTPDRRALLVVHSPTGVLYRVNTRTGAAVPVDLGGETLVNGDGLLLEGRTLYAVQNRLNQVAVVRLARDGATGRVVTRVTDPSFDVPATVASYGDRLWFPNARFTTPPTPETTYTAVSIRKP